ATGTTCACCCACCGATAGTGTGGTGCGGTCTACGGTTGAGGTAAATGTAATTGAGGAGCAAAATGAAGGGAGAGAAATAACTAAGACAAAAACAGATACAAGCGTCAGCATATGCCAGAAATTGACAGAACCGTGTTTGAACTGAATTTTTTTGAAGAGCTGAATTGAATTGTAGGTGTTGTGTTTCATTTACCAGTCCTTTTCCAGCCTTCTTGTTCCGGCAGGTCTATGCTGTGCCGGTTTATGCAGATCATCTGCATCATCAGCAAACATCTCAATCACCCTTGAAGCCTCTTCTTTGTCAAAGTTGTCCTGGTGCTCTTCATGCGTAAAGTTTTCCCGCTCACTCTGGTTCTCTGGATCAGATGAATCCTGAGTTCTATCCTCCTCCTCTTCTTTTTCTCCCTCTCCCTCCCGGGTGTCATCAGAGTCCTGACTTTCCTCTGATTCATCATCACCATCAATTTGTTGATTATGATCCTGTTGCAAACTCTGCTGCTCCTCAAGCTCTCTTATTCTTTCGTGAGTAAGCTGCAGGTTCCATTTCGCATCCGTATCATCTGCCCTGAAATCAAGTGCCTTTAGGTAATTTTCAAGTGCCTGGTTGAATTTTTCCCTGGATCG
The genomic region above belongs to Chitinispirillum alkaliphilum and contains:
- a CDS encoding aerotolerance regulator BatC; the protein is MNLEKPFSISAALFLSFFVFTFSISGDESHRINRNANRLFEEKRYEEALELYEDALLVNPAEPKIKMNKGSTHFKLNNFNSAIDLYSQALSCEDSSVAADAHYNLGNAFYRYGEQLNSAGDPRSREKFNQALENYLKALDFRADDTDAKWNLQLTHERIRELEEQQSLQQDHNQQIDGDDESEESQDSDDTREGEGEKEEEEDRTQDSSDPENQSERENFTHEEHQDNFDKEEASRVIEMFADDADDLHKPAQHRPAGTRRLEKDW